The genomic window TTTGTGAACAGGCTGAACTCCATTACTGTTGGTAAAGGGAGTAAATGTTTACGAAACTTTTTTCCAGACCAGTTAGAAATAGTTAAAGATTTGGATTACACAATCCATTAGGCAATTTTTACTAAACACATTCAAACCTTACTACTCGTAATTCTTCTTTGGCATGCCTATAAATACTGCACCTCAAAAGGCAACAATAGGCAAAATAGTAATTATACTAAAGAAGCTATGATCCacactttttaatcttttatgcAACATTAATCAAATAACTGGAGAAACTAATGGTTTATGTAACGGATTTTTCACTGACACTACAGCACGATATTCTGAGCTTTGAGCCACAAATGAAAAACCTTAAATAACccaaattaaaatgcaaattaaaataCTCATTTGAGAATTCCTGCATGCCCTTAAAATTGCACAGATATATTATGAtctgtgtaaatgtatgttttattgtatgtgtAAATGCTTTAATTTGCCAACAATGCTGACCTTTCTTACACTGCAGGTTGAGGGTCCTGAATTACTAACTTAAAAGGAGGAAACTGGACTTGGAGCACTGCTGTTTACCCTCAGGGTCTAGGATCAACACATGAAAatcaaaatgtctgtgttttcttgtaAAATACTGAATACTTCTTCCTTTTCAGCCTATAAAAAATCTTCAAAACAATCTATCAGAGAAGGAGAATGCAGGGAAATTACACTGTGTATGAACTGCAAGGCAATAGTTTGTGATGAGTTGTCACATGTTGATATGGCTCCATTTTAATGGCTAGAACGGCAAAAATATTTGGAACCACCGACTTGGAGGACCAAATCTTTATAACTTAAACAAAGGCCGTCTTGCTCCTGAAAAAGTATAATGAATTATTTGTGTGATATCTGACATCTCTGTTTGAAATGTGTGCATTTATTGTAAAAGGCTTTTTTCATGCAAACCTATCAGCAACATGGTGACAGTgggaataaaaatataaaaggcaTACCGATGTTGACAGAGTCCTCCCAGTCTTCCAGTGTCTCCGTCACTATGAGGATATACACATAGGTCCTGTGCTTTCTGTCTTGATTGTGCTGCAAAGGTTTAGATTAAGACTGATTTATATTACAGCTATAAAATGCATGCTTGTAAATCTGTCATATAAAGAATTGTTTAAACTGTGATTAACTACATGAGCAAAACAATGTAGTGCTTTAACAGTCTCTGAAGACTGGCAAATAAAAGTGTCCTCAGTATATTAATATGATTGATATACGATTGTTAAATAATGTATTATACATCATGTCATTGCTTTTGGGCAGAAACCTCATATCtccatattttgtcatttttatttcttttcataaGTCAGTGCTATTAGTCAAGATTTACATTGGTgtgttttacaaatatttaaccAAGGAAAAGTACTAAAAAGAACCTGTGACTAAATCTCGTCACTCCATTGGATATATTGGATCTTTTAATTACCTGGAAAGTAATGGTTTTGGACATACAAGGTTTGCCCGACAACAGCAACAATGTGAGAATTCATTACAATTTTTCCATGACAGTTTGACAAGCTTACCTCAAAAATCCCAAGTAGTCTGCCAAGCTTTCCCTTCACACCAGCCTGTGCACACAGGAAGAAAACTAATCAAGAGTcattcaatattttttacatcTGAGTTAACACAAAGCTCTGTACATCACACGTTAAGTTCATGATGGACTGATAAATTTGTGCTTCCGACACTAACAAAGCTGCATGATATTGTCATAGAGCTGCAACTTGATGAGAATGCATGACCTGGTATGAGGAACAGTatgttcaaatgttcaaatgtgtatgcatgttgAACATTTGTCTCATGTAGAATGGGAAACCCAGCGGCTGGGTGACATCCTTGCTTTGCCACGTGCCTGTGAGAGCAGACATGACCAGGTAGATCTGAACTTAGTCTGAACGACAGGACGGCACAAAGTCAAGATCCTTTTCTGCTTACGCACAGTTGGTTACAAATTTACTTTGGAGGAGGGTGGCCACTGAATATAGCTATGACAACAACTCATATTTTCTAGGGCAGTGGTTTCTAACCTGGGGTTTGGGACCCACAGGGAAGGAAATAAGTTAAAAATACACCAGCTACACAAAATTATGTTTCATTGTCATTCATCTTTAATTCAGGCCACAAAAATTGTTCAAATTAAACAGTCTGTTCACATAGACATGCACACTGGAATtagtaaaacattttgtatcaagggtcctttttttttttttttttttaagtttgggAAATGCAGCATTAGAGAGTGTCAATGCATCTATGCAGCTTGTGGACCATGCTCCAATTCAGAGGACGTTGGTGGTATGTACAACTAACTTTTCAAATCAAAATTATCCCTGCTGCTCGCTGGGAGACAAACAGAAGCATTTTAAGAGTTCAGGGCTTTGTTTAGCACTTTTGACTCCTGGTATGCAGCACAttccaaacatttcattttagagCCGCTATAGGATCAGTAAGGGTGTCTGGAGCCCCACAAGACACAGAGATTATTGCTGTGTCCCAATTCCATAATACATACTCCAATCTtgatatataatgttttttgcAATTACTATACAAGATAGTGAAcaggaaatgataaaaatcCATGTGTCATTGCACAGTAATCAAACTGCAACTTTTGAATGTCGCTGCCAGTTAAGAGAGCGTCAAATATCTATGTAaatagttgttttgttttccataaTTTTTCTGAAGCTGTTTCACCACactttatgatttatttttgggcagCTGTAGACAGCTCCTGCATTCACTTTGTGTATTACATTGTGGCACATCAGCGTACATTAACAGCACATTCAAAAGTCAAGAGCTTTTCAGTAGTCATACTGTACTGGCTTTTTTGAGCATACTTCTCATGTGAATACACAACATACTCAATACCTGCTTAGACTTAGTATTAATAGTATGGAATTGGTAAACTACTGTATGTCAAATTTCTCTTCAGCAATTTTCCCTCCAAAATTTTGTCAAGACATTATTTATAATGGCTGCAGTGATTATAATCATACTGTAGGACATATTGATATATTGAAACAGAGATATTTATGTGAGgaaaatttcacattttcactaaTTAAAACGATCACCTGGATCCATGATATTGATGTGATGACCTCGACAGCAGGGTATTGAAACATGGCGATTTGAATTGTTAGTTCACAGTAGTTGGTTTGCAGCTCATCTATATTCAGGTACATGTCTGGTCTGGGAGGCACAGGATGTGGGTAACTGGAGACCCTTCCCAAATGTCACTGCCATACTTCAAAGCTGTCAGCACACTACTATCCAGGGCAGAAACTCACAGCTCACTCCCCTTGCAACACCCTGGCCAACTACCAGCAACCCCGCCACTTAACCACAGAACAATTAACTGGCTATTTATGCGTCACTGCCAAATATTTCAAACCCTCATCTGGACCCTGCTTGTAAAAATGTGGGAGCACCTCATGCTGTGAACACTTTTAACACCACAATCCAAGAATTGCTGCTGTACTTATTTTCTGTTCATGATGATAATTACTTGTTGTGCCTCTAGCCTTTCACAATGAATAGTTATATGCATCAATATTTTTagaatttgcaaaaaaaaaactcctgtAAGATTAGTAGTTCATACCTGtggttttgtctgtttgtaCTCATAAACTGCATATATTTTGTATGTAGGTTTTCCATAACATGCCATAACATTTCAGATTTCCGTTTTTCAAGATTGCTTTTGGTTTCAGTTTAAGAATCTAATTTTAATACACTTGAGCAAGGTTGCCAATTACAGTGAAttcctgctttgttttttgGCAAAGCTATCACTACATAACTGCGCAGGGCTGGTCAGAGGCTTTTAAAAACTTGTTATGTTGATATGCTCACGTGGCTTTGGTAAATACCATCACCTGAAACTTCAGGAGTTGATTTCCATACCAAAGACCTTTTGAACACATGAATTTGACCTCGTTCACAATCCTTCAATGTTCACGTTTGCTTAGTTTTGTTTTGGGACAACATAGCTTGTAAATGCAATGTTCTTCATCAGCTGATTCTCACAACTCAACTGTGTGGAATTCTCACAACCAACAATGAAGTCCCTACTTTCACTAATACTGCAAAagagtacatacagtatactttGGAAAAGTACATACCACAAAAGGTAAAAGACAAACAGTTACATAGTATATTAacctttatctgtgtgtgtaagtgtgtttctACAGTGAGAAGCTCACCTCTTCATACACCTCTCTTACAGCAGCCCCACAGGGCTCCTCCTCAGGCTCCATTCCTCCTCCTGGCACAATCCATTGGTCTGGATGTCGACTGCTGCTCACCAGTAGCACCTGccgaggagagagagagaagtctTCATCGGGTCTCTGCTGCCAGATTAAGATAGATCATGATTTCAGGATGACAAAAACATGGCAATGGCATGCCCACGTTTAGAGCTTGTCACCACTACAGGTGTCTGGTGGCAGCTCAGTGTGGAGCTATTCATTCAGCATGAAGCTTATAGAACAACTTACATGTCATGCCATACTTTCACTTAGTTTATTTAATGCAACGTGAGTGTGGTGTCGATTGGTCACACTTGCCACATAATTAATATTAGTGAATGGACTAGTTTTCCACTCATCAGCCTCTTGCCTGTTTATAGATGTTCCCACATTACAACCTctgataaatataataaaatgtgttattttttatgaaaCATTCAAACTTGAGAAGTGATAAAACCTAATGATCAGCAGACAAATCTGAAAGGCTAGAACTAGAGTCACATACTATGTTTAACTGACCTCAAACACATGCAGTTTGGTCTTTTCTGAGTAGGGTACTCCTCTGGAGATGAAGTCACTTGACCTTACACCCTATCTGGCATCACACTGACCAAGCTAATGCAACCGTTCAACAGAAGTTTCCAAACATCAAAATGTGCCTGCATTCCTGTGGAGACACGATAGTGGAAGCATGGTAGATTTGTGAGGAGCACTAATGATAACATCTTCAGTGCCGTCGAAGCTGGTCTCGATTGCACAGAAATAACTGTGATGAGTGAAACTTCATGCTGACATTTGGCGGTAACTCATTCTGTAACCAGGtcaagtgtaaaataaaacctttaaaaaaaaacagggctcCATCAGATTCAGAAACAAATTCATGCAAACAATATTTTGACAGCATTAACGTTAACTGAGCTTAATCCGTCACCAACACCAAGCTCATTAAGTATTAGCCACCATTAGTGAAACGACCACTGGAAAGAGCTGCTGTCCACCTGTTTACTTGCTTtggatataaatgttttaaatgcttGTGGGTTTGACAAaactctctgtttctgttcctGCATTTACAAACTCTCTGGAGACCATATGGCTGGTTTCAAACACTGGCAACTCtgtcaatatttatatatggaAAACAGGCTGAGTCAGAGGGTACAAGTGATTTCACATTCCATGACTTGGACCCTGAACATGGGTAACTACCTACTATTCTTTACAGTACCATACAAAATGATGGAAGACATAAAAAGAATGGGAAAAGTGGATGCCAAAAGATGCCAAATAATGCATCCCTTGAAGCAATTTTGCACCTTTCTACATGAATTGCTAACCTAGCATGCTAACTTATTTAGTATCCACCAGGACTGTTACACTGTATGTAACAAGAATGTGTTGCAAAGCGTTCGCTGtgtgatgaatgatgatgaattGGCGAATGAacagctgcagaggaagagggCAGCTTTGAATCTCGGCCCCTTGGACTACCTGTGCAGGACTCTGGGGACTGCAGAGACACTGGCAGCTGTCTTActgacacaaatgcacacaacacacacacacacatgcatgcgcAATTTCACACAAATGCCATCTGAAAAACGTAGGAACTTGCACGTACGCAGCTACTTGCATACGCACACACTCGCAGCCAAACGGCTTTTCAAAAACCACTGGATCAGCAGTTGTCTTTCGGCATGAAAACAAAAGAGCTTAGCAGAGGAGGTTAATGACCCCGACggacacaacacacacctctGTGTGAGCTTAGTGAGGAAGAGCTCCACATCAGCTATATAGTGATAAACACCTGATCACAATCCAGCTAAAGCACTGCAGACAGATATTAAAAGTCACACcaagcaaaagcaaaaacataaaTGGAAGTTCAATTTCATTTagactttttaaattttgtctAGTTCTTATAGATGTGTGACATGTTTTGTCTGTTGTAATGCAGAACAGTGGAGCACGGTTAATTGCACTGAACATCCATTAACTTATTTAATTTACTCTGCAACCTGTGATGCTGTTTTCACCATATTGCCCAGCTGTAGTCAGATCACAGGTGAAAGGATCAGTCAAATCAATGATCAACAGAAAGTTACTCTGCAACTACTCTGATAATATATTCATCTTTTCTGTGATTTTTgaagcaaaaatacaaaacattggCCTCAAAAGTATAaagatgttgatgtttttctctcatGAAAAGGCAGTAAACATATGCATATCTTTTGGACTGTTAGTTGGACCAAACAAGGAATCTGAATATGTCACCTGAGGCTCTGGGTCATTGTTAAGGAGcaattttaaatcatttgaatgaacaattaaataaaaaggaaagattcatattttctttcctAATTTTATTACTATTTTGGAAACAGTTGTGATGTTGAATTCTATTGTAAGATGTTGTTGACCGGAAACATTTTTTACAAGATTGAACGTAGCATATTTAGTTGCAGAATTTACATGATTTTTCAAGAACAAAAGTTGCAAATCATCTTGTCCAGCACTTCTGCAGACCTGTGTCAGTGCACGGTGCACCTAATCTCAAGCTGACAGTGGAGGATGTGATTGTAAACCTGGCATGCAGACTGGATGGATAGTTTACCACATAAACTGTGATGCATGGAGTCAAAGCAAAGACAGTAGGAGTGAAGGACAAGATCAGCGTGGCATGTAATTTGAGATGACTGCCTCATCCTCCAGTGtaatcatcaataatcaaaGTGATATTAGCATATGTCAGCACTCTGACAGGGGAGGGAGAGACTGTAAGAGGgatcaacagagagagagagatgagaaaggGGAGAGGGTGGGAGCACGAGGAGCAGGAAAGCAAATCTGTCAGGGGACAGCAAGTGCCTGCACCTTGTTTCTATAAATTGCAGCTGATAGGTCACTTCGTGGTTTAGTACGCAGTGTAACACTccaccccctccccacccctcaGCCCCCTACGACCCCACTCCCCCTATCGCATGCAGTCCTGAGATGGGCTGCCGTCACTAGGCAGACATGTTGTGATCTAGGACACCCCTGCCCTCTCCCCCACTGTGTCACCACTTCCATAATGGCCCACTCTTAACTTTTACCAAAGCCTCCTTTAATTCAGCagcataaaattaaaaattctgTGCTCTTTACATGTGGATTTTATGAGCTCATATTAGGACCAGAAGGAGTCTAATAGGAGGCAGATTCACACTTTCAACTGTACTGGCAGCGTTTTCATTCTGTAAAGCTCCAAATTGTCCACATGCCTGTAAGGTGGTATGTAACACTTGATATTTGTATATAAAAAGGTACCATTtcacatttgatattttattcagCATTATGCAttcttgagtgtgtgtgaagtcTTACCAATGTTActgctgcaactaatgattattttcattatcgattagtCTGTCGATTATTATATTagttaatgaaaatgaaagtttggtccataaaattatgaaaacagtcaatcactgtttcccaaagcccaacaaatgtcttgtttttttcctgaacagcagtccacaaccaaaagatattcagtttaccgtCATAGAGGAGTAAAGAAACCAGAACATTTGAGACGCTGAAAATAGACAATTTGGtaattttcttcttaaaaatgactcaaaaggATTAATCGATCATAcaatattatcaaaatagttggtaattaatttaaaagtagGCAACTTATTGAGTAATccactaatcattgcagctgtagTAATATtgatgtaaagcactttaagttGTACTTGTTGTATGAATTGTATTatacataaaatgtattattataatgcTAATTTTGCATTACGGTCTATGACTTAATACAGACTAACAACAAGTTGAGGTGGCAAATGTTGCAGAACTCTACTATTGTACTAATgtgacaaacaacaaaactcaACTGAAAACAGTCACAAaatgcagcagaaacagaacGCAGGTTTTACAGGACACAGTGGCATATGTTTATATGGAAATGCTCCTGTACAGAGACCACATCAGCTGATGACAGTATAACTTGTGAGTGAATGTGGATGTGAGATTTTATAATGACAAGTGGTATTTAAAGGCTGAGGTGTTTCACATATAACTGGTGGCACTACAGTCTATAATCACATGCAACATTTAGACCTatgaagtgtgtttgtgaaagcAACATATCATTTCATACATTCTCCTCATTGAGCGTGCACGGCTGTCACTGGAAATAGACACACTGAGGTTGCCTCCTCCTTATGAATTATGCTCGAATAGATTTACAGTGGCACAACTCCTGAGGCAGTTATCTGGACTTCCTCTTggacaggaaatgaaaatgatggtCTCCTGTTGGGTGCCAGCTTGTAAGACCTGTGGTTTAATGGGTCAAATATTTGGCCCAGAAGCCACGTTAATGTTCATCTACAGACCTAAAGACACCACACACGTGCGCGCAGGGATAAcctgaaaaggtttattaactTCAACAGTTAAAGCAGGCTATACTGCAGCCTATTTCATATAGTGTATGATAATTAGCAGGAGTTCAGGGGGTGAAATGGGACTATAGGTATGTTAAAAAATACAGCTTGTTCAAGAGTCCCAACGACGGCCACTGCAAACACTGCAGACAGTTGAACGACTAGCCGTCGACATACACGTCTTACCTCGTCCTCTTTCTCGTTTTTGAAGCACAAACACGCCGCTCTTCTTTTGAACCCTTCGCCGTCGTACGTCCTGGTCTGGTTGGGCTTAAACTTCATCATATATACACCCCAATAGTCGAGAGGCAGGAAAcgtaaaaaaaccccaaaaaaaacgTGTTGttggaaaagcaaaaaccagGCTTCAACCAGACACTGTAAGTCCGAGAGATATCTAGAGTTGGGAGAAGCAGAGCAGCGCATGCCCTGTAAGAGTTACTGTCTTCAAATAGGCTAGTCCCAGTTACACAGTGGGTTTTCGGTTCATTCATTCCCGGGATACGAGACAATGTCAGGCTGCATCTGTACGGTCCTGTGTTGTACCCACCATGGTGGTTTAGTGGCCGCTGTCAACACGCATGATTCAACAAAGTGAGCTGCTACCAGCTGACCCGAGAGCTGCCCAACAGGCTGCCTGTGTTGTATCGAGCTCTGTTTCCCCGTCGAGATGTGTTTCCCCTAGTCCCGCCCCCGTCCGAAATGACCCGAAAGGCGAAGGAAGCGCGCGTTCACAAAAAGCTCGCCCACGAGCTGCTGTGCTCGTACCACAGAGGCACTTTGGAGAGAGCTAAGGttcaaaactgacttttttagcaagttttgtctGAAGAAGTTGTATTGTAGAAGTGAAATCCAACTTGCATGACTGTCTAGTTATATTGTTAAACTGCACATATGTTTgcgtttttatgtctttattaacaCAACCAACGACTGTCATTtctatcaataaaaaatattatttttgtgagAGACTTTTCATTTGGAATGTTATGGACTTTTGGAAGGAAGTGTGCTCATTCATTTATAGCCTAAATTTAAATAGCTATTCTATCATATTTGTCTTAAATGCAGCTCCATATAACAGGTAAAGcacatcctgacagcttggaatattactgtcagataatgttccccctctgttccatatgaaaggaggctcacacatctttcaaattaatACTGCTGACTcatttccccacaacagataagacctgtgattttcaggctgatatcattaaatttgaccatttaaaacagggggaacgcatcctgacagcttggaataatactatcagatactgttccccctctgttccataggaaaggaggctcacacatctttcaaattcatactgctgactcaattccccacaacagataagacctgtgattttcaggctgatatcattaaatttgaccatttaaaacagggggaacgcatcctgacagcttggaataatactatcagatactgttccccctctgttccataggaaaggaggctcacacatctttcaaattcatactgctgactcaattccccacaacagataagacctgtgattttcaggctgatatcattaaatttgaccatttaaaacagggggaacgcatcctgacagcttggaataatactatcagatactgttccccctctgttccataggaaaggaggctcacacatctttcaaattcatactgctgactcaattccccacaacagataagacctgtgattttcaggctgatatcattaaatttgaccatttaaaacagggggaacgcatcctgacagcttggaataatactatcagatactgttccccctctgttccataggaaaggaggctcacacatctttcaaattcatactgctgactcaattccccacaacagataagacctgtgattttcaggctgatatcattaaatttgaccatttaaaacagggggaacgcatcctgacagcttggaataataCTGTCAGATaatgttccccctctgttccatatgaaaggaggctcacacatctttcaaattaatACTGCTGACTcatttccccacaacagataagacctgtgattttcaggctgatatcattaaatttgaccatttaaaacagggggaacgcatcctgacagcttggaataatactatcagatactgttccccctctgttccataggaaaggaggctcacacatctttcaaattcatactgctgactcaattccccacaacagataagacctgtgattttcaggctgatatcattaaatttgaccatttaaaacagggggaacgtatcctgacagcttggaataatactatcagatactgttccccctctgttccataggaaaggaggctcacacatctttcaaattcatactgctgacttatttcctcacaacagataagtcctgtgattttcaggctgatatcattaaatttgaccatttaaaacagggggaacgcatcctgacagcttgaaATATTACTGTaagatactgttccccctctgttcaaTATTAAAGGAGGCTCAGACAAGCATTAAAGActttaataacattaaacaaaaaataaatagtgtatACTAACTTTTTAGAACaaactattattattcaaatgcaataaacacaaaatgaaatggcaACATTGGcaatattactgtcagatactgttttaatcattttaaatgaggaACATGTTTAATGCTACTGTAATATTAATACTTACTACTacttaaaataatcaaatagaGACAATATTCACTGTTCACTTCACAGAGCATATTTATTCGAATTAGCTGTAAACCAAACAAAATTGCATCCATCAACAACTTACTGCCTCAGAAAACTGGCACTTCAaactaaaaaattaaatgacagtGTTTTCTACACCATTTGACACTTCTTGTCATACACTGTagaatatattctgtatatctGAATGATTTAAATGgtgttaataaaaaaattgatctttaaaaaaaaattaaatgacagtGCATTaaattaaccctcacatactgttcatattctgactcagaattagtctctacacaaattcacattcatacattcccgatcagttattaataaatgttgaataaatcTTGCAGGGATTAATCACAAAGTTCTGTAGCCCAGGGGCCTCCATTGATGTTAATGCCCCTGAACATAGtgattcataaaatgtaaccataaattaaacttttaaatttgcaatttttcttatctttttatCTTAAATCTGTGGatactgaaaatatgaaaatagcATTTCATGATAGCATTTCTTTTTTACGACTGAATACAAATTCAGTATACTCAAACGCAAGGTAGGCAGTGAGGCTGCGCAGGTGGTAGCGCGTAGCTTTGCAGGACAGGTCAAAGAGTTTCTGGAAGGAAGTCTGAGCGCGCCACACCCCAATTAAGGCTCAATTTCATTAGCCAATTTGCACAGGAGAACCACGACTGAAACATCGCTCATCGAGttgaaa from Scomber scombrus chromosome 6, fScoSco1.1, whole genome shotgun sequence includes these protein-coding regions:
- the nudt4a gene encoding nudix (nucleoside diphosphate linked moiety X)-type motif 4a encodes the protein MRCSASPNSRYLSDLQCLVEAWFLLFQQHVFFGVFLRFLPLDYWGVYMMKFKPNQTRTYDGEGFKRRAACLCFKNEKEDEVLLVSSSRHPDQWIVPGGGMEPEEEPCGAAVREVYEEAGVKGKLGRLLGIFEHNQDRKHRTYVYILIVTETLEDWEDSVNIGRKRKWFKVDEAIRVLQSHKPVHAEYLRRLKNTCNPSCGPVCSSTNGNTLGSQVTDNNAPHYVCSTQASDLVNR